A single region of the Nicotiana sylvestris chromosome 6, ASM39365v2, whole genome shotgun sequence genome encodes:
- the LOC104226948 gene encoding uncharacterized protein: MPQKSDKSFGKVPTNSNIYAANSAGNLNSHSGKENYQHIWQRIQKKDASVSNCDLKNSDFSQVHNGLNDDTLKTKLPIFVNVILSSKSAFTDQEKIKFLTDLSRNKSPGSLQDHESKYGKGSPVNGACLNCTMQSNGAAGRIAGAKTLGSAADSRTETSNLKIRYQKKNVHYVSSQPYSNPCSCNMEARGDVPVPISVSSVDNKMVEDGLNLLCRSANFHNPTEQLASKCQPPSSSSLNVVINAAQSLENIKVLPGVTQFKKLRNCNTCTTTEEHNKNAVSSKLLIPGDKARIFSSLQNDFKSICWAVTEAHRAQLASEAIELGKGYPVAEFEKLLYFVSPVVCPHIRTCQACVRGQGAPLCRHEIPNVSLGNLWKWYEKHGSYGLEVKAEDHRSCRQCGIDSLKFSAYFVPLLSAVQLFKCHRTHASYKDNGTPGSIDVVDSGINKISEGSPMVDLRTIFSVLVPQPRVEDSSSLQKRNVVSDSSSSPECSSSDLHQPPVEFKLSDDNVELLFEYFEREQPQNRKPLFEKIQELFAGNLP, encoded by the exons ATGCCACAAAAGAGTGATAAGTCCTTCGGGAAAGTGCCAACTAATTCAAATATCTATGCAGCTAACAGTGCTggaaacctgaatagtcactctGGGAAGGAAAACTATCAGCATATATGGCAAAGAATTCAGAAAAAGGACGCTAGTGTAAGCAACTGTGACTTGAAAAACTCAGACTTCTCGCAGGTTCATAATGGGTTAAATGATGATACCTTGAAAACAAAGCTTCCTATTTTTGTTAATGTTATTTTATCATCGAAATCAGCATTTACAGATCAGGAAAAAATCAAATTTCTGACGGACCTGAGTAGAAATAAGAGTCCAGGTTCCCTACAGGATCACGAAAGTAAGTATGGGAAAGGATCTCCTGTCAATGGAGCTTGTTTGAATTGTACTATGCAGTCAAATGGTGCAGCTGGCCGAATAGCTGGGGCAAAAACCTTGGGAAGTGCTGCAGATTCTCGTACTGAGACTAGTAATCTTAAGATTAGATATCAGAAAAAGAATGTTCATTATGTTTCTTCCCAACCATATTCAAATCCTTGTTCCTGTAACATGGAGGCAAGGGGAGATGTCCCAGTCCCAATTTCTGTTTCCAGTGTAGATAATAAAATGGTGGAGGATGGTTTGAACTTGTTATGTAGATCAGCGAACTTCCACAACCCAACTGAGCAACTAGCTTCTAAATGTCAACCTCCTAGTTCGTCTTCTCTGAACGTGGTAATAAATGCAGCTCAAAGTTTAGAAAATATAAAAGTTTTACCGGGTGTTACTCAGTTTAAGAAGTTGAGAAATTGTAACACGTGTACTACTACAGAGGAGCACAACAAGAATGCTGTTTCTTCAAAGTTGTTGATTCCTGGAGATAAAGCCCGTATATTTTCTAGTCTTcaaaatgatttcaaaagcattTGTTGGGCAGTGACTGAGGCCCATAGGGCACAACTAGCCTCTGAAGCCATTGAGTTGGGTAAGGGCTATCCTGTTGCTGAGTTTGAGAAACTTCTTTATTTTGTCTCTCCAGTTGTGTGTCCACATATCCGGACTTGTCAGGCTTGTGTCCGTGGTCAAGGTGCACCTCTATGCAGGCATGAGATACCGAATGTCTCTTTGGGGAACTTGTGGAAGTGGTACGAGAAACATGGGAGCTATGGTTTAGAAGTAAAAGCGGAGGATCATAGAAGTTGTAGACAATGTGGGATTGATAGTCTTAAGTTTAGTGCATATTTTGTTCCACTTTTGTCAGCCGTTCAGCTCTTCAAGTGCCATAGGACTCATGCAAGCTATAAAGATAATGGAACTCCGGGGTCGATAGATGTGGTGGACTCTGGGATAAATAAAATATCTGAGGGTTCACCTATGGTGGACCTTCGCACTATATTTTCTGTACTTGTACCTCAACCTCGTGTTGAGGACTCAAGCTCTTTGCAAAAAAGGAATGTTGTCTCCGACTCCAGTTCATCTCCAGAGTGCAGCAGTTCAGATTTGCATCAACCACCAGTTGAATTTAAGTTGTCTGATGATAATGTGGAGCTTCTGTTTGAATATTTCGAACGTGAACAGCCTCAAAATCGTAAACCTTTATTTGAAAA GATTCAGGAACTTTTTGCTGGTAATTTGCCTTGA